The nucleotide window AACACAACTCTTAGGTTGTACCCGACGCTCCAGACTGGGGAGTGGAATGTGAAAGAGAGCTTATTCAGACCATTTGGAAGGTACAACATGTGGCTGTTAGAAATTAGTAGCATAAGAACAAGTTTTCCTAATGTTGATTGAAGAAAATTCGGCTTCTGGTTTTTAGTAGCTTAGCATGAAGTGAAGATGCAGGAGGAAACTAGATAGTTGCTTCACGTCCTGCACCAAATAAATACCTTTACAGATCCAATCTGGCTGTCACCAAATGGTCTCTCATCTAAGGGACTTTAAAGTGCTCAGTTGGCATAGCCTAAGGTTTTGAATGAAACCAGGAAACTTTGATACCTTTTGATCATCAGCCCTGCTTCCCAGGTTTTGCCCCTGAGTTAAATCCTACTTGGTTATGTACAAGCCTTAGAGTTTAAGCTTATTTGGGGTACTTGCTTCagtggtttttcttttattttcctcctccaGTTTCTGTCCTCCTACAAGGGAAAGTCATGATTACACTAACAGAGCTAAAATGTTTAGCAGACGCCCAGTCGTCTTATCACATCCTAAAACCGTGGTGGGACGTCTTTTGGTATTACATCACCCTGATCATGCTGCTGGTGGCCGTGCTGGCTGGAGCCCTCCAGCTCACACAGAGCAGGGTTCTGTGCTGTCTTCCGTGTAAGGTGGAATTCGACAATCACTGCGCCGTGCCTTGGGACATCCTGAAAGCCAGCGTGAACACGTCTTCCGATCCCGGGACGCCGCTTCCGCTCCCCCTCAGAATCCAGAACGACCTCCACCGACAGCAGTACTCCTACATCGACGCCGTCTGTTATGAGAAGCAGCTCCACTGGTTCGCAAAGTTCTTTCCCTACCTGGTGCTCTTGCACACGCTCATCTTCGCAGCCTGCAGCAACTTTTGGCTGCACTACCCCAGTACCAGTTCCAGGCTCGAGCATTTTGTGGCCATCCTTCACAAGTGCTTCGATTCTCCGTGGACCACCCGTGCCCTGTCAGAGACGGTGGCTGAGCAGTCAGTGAGGCCCCTGACACTCTCCAAGTCCAAGGTTTTGCTTTCTTCCTCAGGGTGCTCAGCGGAGGTTGATTCCAACAAGCAGTCATTGCCCTACCCGCAGCCTGGCTTAGAGTCAGCTGGCATAGAAAGCCCAACTTCTAGCGTCCTGGACAAGAAGGAGGGCGAACAGGCCAAAGCCATCTTTGAAAAAGTGAAAAGGTTCCGCATGCACGTGGAACAGAAGGATATCATTTATAGAGTGTATCTGAAGCAGATAATAGTCAAAGTCATTTTGTTTGTCCTCATCATAACTTACGTTCCGTATTTTTTAACCTACATTACTCTTGAAATTGACTGTTCAGTGGATGTGCAGGCTTTTACTGGATATAAGCGCTACCAGTGTGTCTACTCCTTGGCAGAAATATTTAAGGTCCTGGCTTCATTTTATGTCATCTTGGTTATACTTTATGGTCTTACCTCCTCCTACAGCTTGTGGTGGATGCTGCGGAGTTCTCTGAAGCAATATTCTTTTGAGGCGCTGAGAGAAAAAAGCAACTACAGTGACATCCCGGATGTCAAGAATGACTTCGCCTTCATTCTGCATCTGGCTGATCAGTATGATCCCCTTTACTCCAAACGCTTCTCCATATTCCTGTCGGAGGTCAGTGAGAACAAACTGAAACAGATCAACCTCAACAACGAATGGACGGTCGAGAAACTGAAAAGCAAGCTTGTGAAAAATTCCCAGGACAAGATAGAACTGCATCTTTTCATGCTAAACGGTCTTCCAGACAATGTCTTTGAGCTGACAGAAATTGAAGTGCTAAGCCTGGAGCTGATCCCTGAGGTCAAGCTGCCTTCTGCGGTCTCGCAGCTGGTCAACCTCAAGGAGCTCCACGTGTACCATTCGTCTCTGGTGGTCGACCATCCTGCCCTGGCCTTTCTAGAGGAGAATTTAAAAATCCTCCGCCTGAAATTTACTGAAATGGGGAAAATTCCACGCTGGGTATTTCATCTGAAGAATCTCAAGGAGCTTTACCTGTCAGGCTGTGTTCTACCTGAGCAGGTGAGTACCATGCAGTTGGAGGGCTTTCAGGACTTGAAAAACCTGAGGACCCTCTACTTGAAGAGCAGCATCTCCCGGATCCCACAAGTCATTACAGACCTCCTGCCTTCGCTGCAGAAGTTGTCCCTCGATAACGAGGGGAGCAAGCTGGTTGTATTGAACAACTTGAAAAAGATGGTCAATCTGAAAAGCCTGGAGCTGATCAGCTGCGACCTGGAACGCATTCCGCACTCCATTTTCAGTCTGAACAATTTGCATGAGTTAAACCTCAAAGAAAATAACCTTAAAACTGTGGAAGAGATCATTAGCTTTCAGCATCTCCAGAATCTTTCCTGCTTAAAGTTGTGGCACAATAACATAGCTTATATTCCGGCCCAGATTGGGGCATTATCTAATCTAGAGCAACTCTCTTTGGACCATAATAACATTGAGAATCTGCCCCTGCAGCTTTTCCTATGCACCAAACTACATTATTTGGATCTAAGCTATAACCACCTGACCTTCATTCCAGAAGAAATCCAGTATCTGAGTAATTTGCAGTACTTTGCTGTGACCAACAACAATGTAAGTAAATCCGTTCTGCCCTTTATTTGGCCAGTCATTTGAGCATCTGCTGTTGCAGTGTGTGATGTAGTTAAAGATAATGGACTTTAAGTCATACTAAGCATCCTGAGCTCGGCCTGACTACCACTTCTAGACATGTGACCATGGACCAATTATCAAAACACTGAGCATCGGTTTTTCATCTAATTTACAAGTTGTCATGgagattttatgaaaaaatatataaacatttggCACAGttcatggcacatagtaggtactcaacaagTGTTCTCTTTATCCTCTTTCTCTGTGTTTTACATAAACATTACAATTGAAGTgttttaaactaattaattagTTATGGCAGGGCTTGCTTTCATTTTGGAAAAGTCTTAAGTATTTAGAAAGTTTCATAAAACTTTTCAGCTTTCCAAATCTGTCATAGGAGGACTTTTTGTTAAAAATACTGTGATCATGAATTATTCATAAGTCTTTTTTGTGATACAGTAAGAAAGACTTGAAATGTCCATGCATGTCTAGAAAGACAATTCAAAATGAAAGGCCTGGTTCTATAATGCAACACTAGGGCTCCTTAGAAGCTTTTTCCAGCATCTGTGCTTTAAAAATGAACCTTAATTTGCAACAGTAAAGCCAAGTTAAGGAAAAGTTAACTTTgctgaaacaagaaaaaacaaaataaatgagcagTTTCCTAGGTTAAAAtgtgaaggaggaggaaaaagacaaaaaatcatGCGGGCTGAAAGGGCAAGAGAAGGACGGTAATATCCATacgggaaaaagaaaaaaaaacctgtcagaaATCAGGTCTGCCAAAAGATGAAAGTGATCCTCCTCTAGTTAAAAATGGGAACCGTTTTCTTCTGCTCTACCCAAAAAGGTACTATCTCCTGGACTTTTTATAATTCATATTTCATGCTAAGTATAGCTACCAGCATAGTGTTGGCTAGTAAACATGTTAATCACCAGACAGTATTTTCAGAAACCATGGATTGTTGGAAAAATACCAGAGAGGTGGGGAATGAGGCACAATTCATACTGACTTTTAGAATGCTATGATTTTACTCATACGTAAAAGGATAGAACCCACTATACAATAAACAAAACATCTTCATCTCTTAAAGGATCATGAGGTTTTAAAACCCCTTTAAGGTTGATCTAGATTAGCAGTTTACATCAGAATTACCTGAAGGgcctgttaaaacacagattgctgagcCCCACTCCACAGTTCTGATTCAGTAAGTAGGTCTGCAGTTTGCAGTTCTAAAAATCTCAGGTGAAGTTGGTGCTGCTGCTCTGGTGACCATACTTTGAAAACTACAGGTCTAGAGATTTATCAGAAGTGTTGTTTAATTATGCAGTTGATTAATATTAGTATTTTGGTTATACTTTTTCTGTTGTTAAACCTctaataaaaagtataaataattcTTTTGAAAGGCATTGGTTTCACCAAGTTGCTGTACAGTTAAATcactccataattttttttttcttccagtgtgAACAGATTAACACGCTTTTATTAAGCAATCTCTGAATATATGTAGGAAGAATAATACCCCAAGACCCTTCAGTTCTGCTGCTTAGGGTTACTCCATGAGGCAACaacccattctttttttataacaaagtgaatcagttatacatgtacatatatccccatatctcctccctcgtgcatctccctccctcccaccctccctatcccacccctctagttggtcacagagcagccagctgatctccctgtgctatgcggctgcttcccactagctatctgttttacattggatagtgtatatatgtccatgccactctctcacttcgtcccatcttacccttcccactccaagtcctcaagtccattctctacatctgtgtctttattcctgtcctgcccctaggtttgtcagaacctttttttttttttttttagattccatatatatgtgtgagcgtatggtatttatttttctctttctgacttacttcactctgtatgacacattcTACGTCcacctacctcactacaaataactcaatttcattttttttatggctgagtgatattccattgtatataggtgccacatcttctttatccattcatctgtcgatggacacttaggttgcttccatgtcctggctattgtaaatagagctgcaatgaacattgtggtacatgactctttttgaattatggttttctcagggtatatgcccagtagtgggattgctgggtcgtatcgtagttctattttcagttttgtaaggaacctccatactgttctccaaagtggctgtatgaattaacattcccaccaacagtgcaagagggttccttttcctccacaccctcttcagcatttattgtttgtagattttttgatgatggcaattctgactggtgttaggtgatacctcgtagttttgatttgcgtttctctaatgattagtgattttgagcatcctttcatgtgtttcttggcaatctgtgtatcttctttggagaaatgtctattaagaccttctgcccatttttggatttgtttgtttgtttttttgatattgtgttgcatgagctgcttgtaaattttggaggttaatcctttgtcagttgcttcatttgcaaatattttctcccattccaagcgttgtcttttcgtcttggtgatggtttcctttgctatgcagacttttaagtttcattaggtcccatttgtttatttttgtttttatttccatttctctaggaggtgggtcaaaaaggatattgctgtgatttatgtcatagagtgttctgcctatgttttcctctaaaagtttgatagtgtctggccttacctttaggtctttaatccattttgagtttatttttgtgtatggtgttagggaatgttctaatttcattcttatacatgtagctgtccagtttttccagcaccacttagtgaagaggctgtcttttctccactgtatattctggcctcctttatcaaatataaggtaaccatatgtgcgtgggttaatctctgggctttctaacctgttccattgatctatatttctgtttttgtgccagtaccatactgtcttgattactgtagctttgtagtatagtctgaagtccaggagcctgattcctccagctccatttttctttctcaagattgctttcgctattcggggtcttctgtgtttccatacgaattttgaaattttttgttctagttctgtgaaaaatgccattggtagtttgatagagattgcatggaatctgtagattgctttgggtagtatagtcattttcacagtgttgattcttccaatccaagaacatggtatatctctccatctgtttttgtcgtctttaatttctttcatcagggtcttatagctTTCTGTATACAGGtagtttgtctccttaggtaggtttattcctaggtattttattctttttgttgtagtggtaaatgggagtgtttccttaatttctctttcaggttctTCATCaataatgtataggaatgcaagagatttccgtgcattaattttgtatcctgctactttaccaaattcgttgattagctctagtagttttctggtagcatctttaagattctctatgtatagtatcatgtcatctgcaaacagtgacagctttacttcttcttttctgttttggattcatttctttttcttctctgattgctgtggctaaaacttccaaaactatgttgaataatagtggtgacagtggacaaccttttctttttcctgatcttattggaaatggtttcagtttttcaccattgaagacgatgttggctgtgggtttgtcatatatggcctttattatgttgaggtaagttccctcagtgcctactttctagaggctTTTTATCacaaatcggtgttgaattttgtcaaaagctttctctgcatctattgagatgatcatatggtttttctccttcactttgttaatatgttatatcacattggttgatttgcgtatattgaagaatccttgcattcctgggataaaccccacttgatcatggtttatgatccttttaatgtgctgtttggattctttttgctagtatttttttgaggatttttgcatctatgttcatcagtgatattggcctgtagttttctttctttgtgacatctttgtctgattttggtatcagggtgatggtggtctcgtagaatgagtttgggagtgttcctccctctgctatattttggaagagtttgagaaggataggtgttagctcttctctaaatgtttcatagaatttgcctctgaatccatctggtccttggcttttgtttgttggaagatttttaatcacagtttcaatttcagtgcttttgattgatctgttcgtattttctatttcttcctggttcaatctgagaaggttgtgcatttctaaggatttgtccatttcttccaggttatccattttattggcatgtagttgcttgtagtaatctctcatgatcctttgtatttctgcagtgtcagttgttacttctttttcttttctaattctattgatttgagtcttctccctttttttcttgatgagtctggctgatggtttatcagttttgtttatcttctcaaagaaccagcttttagttttatttatctttgctatagtttccttcatttctttttcatttatttctgatctgatctttatgatttctttccttctgctatctttgggggttttttgttcttctttccatgattgctttagatgtaaggttacgttgtttatttgagattttttttgtttcttaagataggattgtattgctataaacttccctcttagaactgcttttgctgcatcccataggttttgggtcgtcgtgttttcattgtcatttgtttctaggtattttttgattttctctttgaattcttcagtgatctcttggttattaagtagcgtattgtttatcctccatgtgtttgtattttttacagattttttcctgtaattgatatctagtctcatagcattgtggtcagaaaagatacttgatacgatttcaattttcttaactttaccaaggcttgatttgtgacccaagatatgatctatcctgcagaatgttccatgagcacttgagaagaaagtgtattctgttgttttggatggaatgtcctataaatatcaattaagtccatcttgtttaatgtatcatttaaagcttgtgtttccttatttattttcatgttgtatgatctgtccattggtgaaagtgcggtgttaaaatcccctactatgattgtgttactgtcagtctccccttttatggctgtatttgccttatgtattgaggtgcttctatgttgggtacataaatatttacaattgctatatcttcttggattgatcccttgatcattatgtagtgtccttttttgtctcttgtaatagtctttgtttcaaagtctattttgtctgatatgagaattgctgctccagctttcttttgactttcatttgcatggaatatctttttccgtaccctcactttcagtctgtatgtgtccctaggtctgaagtgggtttctttagacagcatgtatacaggtctttttttttatccattcagccagtctgtgtcttttggttggagcatttaatccatttacatttaaggtaattattgatatgtatgttcatattaagACATATGTTCATATTAAGACAATATTaccattgtcttaattgttttgggtttgttattgtaggtcttttccttctcttgtgtttcctgcctagagaagttcctttagcatttgttgtaaagctggtttggtggtgctgaattctcttagcttttgcttgtctgtaatggttttaatttctccgccaaatctgaatgagatccttgctgggtagagtaatcttggttgtaggtttttccccttcatcactttaaatatgtcctgccagtcccttctggcttgcagagtttctgctgaaagatcagctgttaaccttatggcgattcccttgtatgttatttgttgtttttcccttgctgcttttaatattttttccttgtatttaatttttgatagttttattaatatgtgtcttggtgtgtttctcattggatttatcctgtatgggactctgtgcttcctggacttgattaactatttcctttctcatattagggaagttttcaactataatctcttcaaatattttctcagtccctttctttttctcttcttcttctgggacccctataattcgaatgttggtgcgtttaatgttgtcccagaggtccctgagactgtcctcaattcttttcattcttctttctttattctgctctgcagtagttatttccactattttatcttccaggtcacttacctgtttttctgcctcagttattctgctattgatcccttctagagaatttttaattttatttattgtgttgttcatcattgtttattggctctttagttcttctaggtccttattaaccattttttggtattttctccgttttatttccaagattttggatcatctttactatcattactgtgaattctttttcaggtagactgtctatttcctcttcatttgttaggtctggtgggtttttttgctcctttatctgctgtgtgtttctctgtcttctcattttgcttaacttactgtgtttggggtctccttttcacaggctgcaggtttgtagttcccgttgtttttggtgtctgtccccagtggctaaggttggttcagtgggttgtgtaggcttccttggggaggggactagtgcctgtgttctagtggatgaggctggatcttgtctttctggtgggcaggtccatgtccagtggtgtgttttggggtgtctgtgaccgtattacgattttaggcagcctctctgctaatgggtggggttgtgttcctgtcttgctagtcgtttggcataaggtgtccagcactggaacttgctggtcgttgagtggagctgggtcttggcgttgagatggagatctctgggagattttccccgtttgatattacgtggagctgagaggtctcttgtggaccaatgtcctgaagttggctctcccacctcagaggcacagccctgactcctggctggaccaccaagagcctgtcatccacctGGCTcaggaaaaagggaggaaaaaaaagaaggaaagaaagaaagaagaagataaaataaagttataaaaatagtaattaataaaaaaattttaagtaatcaaaaagaaaaagaaagaaaaagagagcaaccaaaccaaaaaacaaatccaccaaggataataagcactaaaaactatactaaagggcttccctggtggcgcactggttgagagtccgcctgccaatccaggggacatgggttcgtgccccggtccgggaagatcccacatgccgtgcagcggctacgcccgtgagccatggccactgagcctgcgcatccagagcctgtgctctgaaacgggagaggccacaacagtgagaggcctgtgtaccgcagaaaaaaaatatatactaaaaaaaaaacggacagacagaaccctaggacaaatggtaaaagcaaagctatacagacaaaatcacacacagaagcatatacatacacacacacaaaaaggggggaaaatatatatatatgcatacatattgctcccaaagcccacctcctcaatttgggatgattcattgtctaatccggtattccgcagatgcagggtacatgaagttaattgtggagatttaatccgctgcttctgaggctgccgggagagatttccctttctctttttggttcacacagctcctggggttcagctttggatttggacctgattcttcatgtaggtcacctgagggtgtctgttctccgctcagacaggacggggttaaagtagcagctgatttgggggctctggctcactcaggccggggggagggaggggtacgggtgcggggcgagcctgcggtggcagaggccactgtgacgttgcaccagcctgaggcgtgccgtgcgttctcctgggaaagttgtccctggatcacaggatcctggcagtggcgggctgcacaggctccccggaaggggtgtgtggatagtgacctgtgctcgcacacaggcgtCTTAGTGGCGAccgcagcagccttagcatctcatgcccatctctggggtctgcgctgatagccgcggctcgttcccgtctctggagctcttggcaggtccagactttttcccggactccctcccagctagccgcggtgcactagccccctgcaggctgtgttcacgccgccaaccccagtcttctcccggcgctccgaccgaagccagagcctcagctcccagccccgcccgcccggcgggtgagcagacaagcctctcgggctggtgagtgccggtcggccctgatcctctgtgcgggaatctctccgctttgcgctccgcacctctgttgctgtgctctcctccgcggcgccgaatctttccccctctgccacccgcagtctccgcccgcgaaggggcttctagtgtgtggaaacccttcctccttcacagcttcctctcactggtgcaggtcccgttcctattcttttgtctctgtttatccttttttcttttgccctacccaggtacgtggggagtttcttgccttttgggaggtctgaggtcttctgccagcgttcagtaggtgttctgtaggagttgttccacgtgtagatgtatttctgatgtatgtgtggggaggaaggcgatctccgcgtcttactcttccaccatcttgaagctcctcctgacCACTCCATACATTTTTGAAAGTTGTGACTGGTTAAATTGTCAGCGGGCCATGAATTATCTAAATGTACAAGCAGGTTAACGGCTTTCTGTAGTTCAATGTTAACTTTAAGATCATTGGTACCTTTGACACCAAGTTTACTGACTTCTTGATTGTGGCTAAAAGGGAGACTAGGTGTTAGTATCAGACACATTTTGTCTTGAAGGGTACTTTGTAGCATATGAAAAGTCTTATGCTGAAGAAAGTTTATGGCCAAAGTACAACGGTGTCTTTGGCTGTGTTGTCTCAGAAGTGGGCTAGCCAGCAGTTGTGGAGCGCCCTCCAGGCCATAACGATGACTGTGACACCTTTGAATGGGTTAGGATCACTTCATCAGAGCTATGAAGAGACTTACCTgctaaggatgtggagaaactggaactcagaAGACAGTGACCAGACAGATGAAACGTTCCTCTCTGATGGTATAGTGTATCCTAATTATAGGAAGtactggggagggaagggagagagaatagTCCACAATATTGGTCTTCGAATATTTGGAAGACCTTACATAGGAAAGAAAGCTTATTGGGAGTAGCTGTAAGTGTTAGAGCTTGGACAAGCAGGAGATTTCTCATCTTTCCCCAGAAAGCTGTCCAAAGACTGAATGAACATTTGAGAAGGGAGAAGTGATTTTCTTATTAATAAAACTGTCCAGATATAAATTGTCAACCACTTGGTAGGAATATTGTTAAAGGGATTTAAGGATTCGTGTT belongs to Pseudorca crassidens isolate mPseCra1 chromosome 2, mPseCra1.hap1, whole genome shotgun sequence and includes:
- the LRRC8B gene encoding volume-regulated anion channel subunit LRRC8B isoform X1, which codes for MITLTELKCLADAQSSYHILKPWWDVFWYYITLIMLLVAVLAGALQLTQSRVLCCLPCKVEFDNHCAVPWDILKASVNTSSDPGTPLPLPLRIQNDLHRQQYSYIDAVCYEKQLHWFAKFFPYLVLLHTLIFAACSNFWLHYPSTSSRLEHFVAILHKCFDSPWTTRALSETVAEQSVRPLTLSKSKVLLSSSGCSAEVDSNKQSLPYPQPGLESAGIESPTSSVLDKKEGEQAKAIFEKVKRFRMHVEQKDIIYRVYLKQIIVKVILFVLIITYVPYFLTYITLEIDCSVDVQAFTGYKRYQCVYSLAEIFKVLASFYVILVILYGLTSSYSLWWMLRSSLKQYSFEALREKSNYSDIPDVKNDFAFILHLADQYDPLYSKRFSIFLSEVSENKLKQINLNNEWTVEKLKSKLVKNSQDKIELHLFMLNGLPDNVFELTEIEVLSLELIPEVKLPSAVSQLVNLKELHVYHSSLVVDHPALAFLEENLKILRLKFTEMGKIPRWVFHLKNLKELYLSGCVLPEQVSTMQLEGFQDLKNLRTLYLKSSISRIPQVITDLLPSLQKLSLDNEGSKLVVLNNLKKMVNLKSLELISCDLERIPHSIFSLNNLHELNLKENNLKTVEEIISFQHLQNLSCLKLWHNNIAYIPAQIGALSNLEQLSLDHNNIENLPLQLFLCTKLHYLDLSYNHLTFIPEEIQYLSNLQYFAVTNNNGMFILWKRQFWKAPEVPAENWLSGATLAHQRNRLKSGAPLSSLFLTKPLLEQRSLHCFIVAKMPAPGLYKYGERYRVGCMQSTSSWSALAPQWQDER
- the LRRC8B gene encoding volume-regulated anion channel subunit LRRC8B isoform X3; its protein translation is MITLTELKCLADAQSSYHILKPWWDVFWYYITLIMLLVAVLAGALQLTQSRVLCCLPCKVEFDNHCAVPWDILKASVNTSSDPGTPLPLPLRIQNDLHRQQYSYIDAVCYEKQLHWFAKFFPYLVLLHTLIFAACSNFWLHYPSTSSRLEHFVAILHKCFDSPWTTRALSETVAEQSVRPLTLSKSKVLLSSSGCSAEVDSNKQSLPYPQPGLESAGIESPTSSVLDKKEGEQAKAIFEKVKRFRMHVEQKDIIYRVYLKQIIVKVILFVLIITYVPYFLTYITLEIDCSVDVQAFTGYKRYQCVYSLAEIFKVLASFYVILVILYGLTSSYSLWWMLRSSLKQYSFEALREKSNYSDIPDVKNDFAFILHLADQYDPLYSKRFSIFLSEVSENKLKQINLNNEWTVEKLKSKLVKNSQDKIELHLFMLNGLPDNVFELTEIEVLSLELIPEVKLPSAVSQLVNLKELHVYHSSLVVDHPALAFLEENLKILRLKFTEMGKIPRWVFHLKNLKELYLSGCVLPEQVSTMQLEGFQDLKNLRTLYLKSSISRIPQVITDLLPSLQKLSLDNEGSKLVVLNNLKKMVNLKSLELISCDLERIPHSIFSLNNLHELNLKENNLKTVEEIISFQHLQNLSCLKLWHNNIAYIPAQIGALSNLEQLSLDHNNIENLPLQLFLCTKLHYLDLSYNHLTFIPEEIQYLSNLQYFAVTNNNPGSAIKRSLGDSLVAQWLGVRLPMQGTQVRAPVWEDPTCRRADGQ
- the LRRC8B gene encoding volume-regulated anion channel subunit LRRC8B isoform X2 yields the protein MITLTELKCLADAQSSYHILKPWWDVFWYYITLIMLLVAVLAGALQLTQSRVLCCLPCKVEFDNHCAVPWDILKASVNTSSDPGTPLPLPLRIQNDLHRQQYSYIDAVCYEKQLHWFAKFFPYLVLLHTLIFAACSNFWLHYPSTSSRLEHFVAILHKCFDSPWTTRALSETVAEQSVRPLTLSKSKVLLSSSGCSAEVDSNKQSLPYPQPGLESAGIESPTSSVLDKKEGEQAKAIFEKVKRFRMHVEQKDIIYRVYLKQIIVKVILFVLIITYVPYFLTYITLEIDCSVDVQAFTGYKRYQCVYSLAEIFKVLASFYVILVILYGLTSSYSLWWMLRSSLKQYSFEALREKSNYSDIPDVKNDFAFILHLADQYDPLYSKRFSIFLSEVSENKLKQINLNNEWTVEKLKSKLVKNSQDKIELHLFMLNGLPDNVFELTEIEVLSLELIPEVKLPSAVSQLVNLKELHVYHSSLVVDHPALAFLEENLKILRLKFTEMGKIPRWVFHLKNLKELYLSGCVLPEQVSTMQLEGFQDLKNLRTLYLKSSISRIPQVITDLLPSLQKLSLDNEGSKLVVLNNLKKMVNLKSLELISCDLERIPHSIFSLNNLHELNLKENNLKTVEEIISFQHLQNLSCLKLWHNNIAYIPAQIGALSNLEQLSLDHNNIENLPLQLFLCTKLHYLDLSYNHLTFIPEEIQYLSNLQYFAVTNNNIEMLPDGLFQCKKLQCLLLGKNSLMSLSPHVGELSNLTHLELIGNYLETLPPELEGCQSLKRSCLIVEENLLNTLPPPVTERLQTCLDKC